One region of Duncaniella freteri genomic DNA includes:
- a CDS encoding ExbD/TolR family protein, which yields MGKVKIKRKSTLIDMTAMSDVTVLLLTFFMLTSTFLQKEPVTVLTPSSVSEQKVPTANLASVLVSPEGKVFISIAGDADAELKDTWGTEALRKTILDEAVTLYNKQHPSNQVQLSAQDREAFSKINMFGVPFQVLHQFLAMSQTEQDKFISDMTQKGVGIPVNDNKDMEHLNEFQIWMRAIYNSGNDNLQKAMKKGEGIAVKADKDTPYDVVQDVLDNLQTLKMNRFSIMTALKTEQD from the coding sequence ATGGGAAAAGTAAAAATTAAGAGAAAAAGCACCCTCATCGACATGACCGCGATGAGTGACGTGACTGTGCTCTTGCTTACTTTCTTCATGTTGACATCGACCTTCCTTCAGAAGGAGCCCGTCACAGTGTTGACGCCTTCATCTGTATCGGAGCAGAAAGTGCCCACCGCCAACCTGGCATCGGTACTCGTTAGCCCCGAAGGAAAAGTCTTTATCTCCATTGCCGGTGACGCTGATGCCGAACTCAAGGACACATGGGGAACCGAGGCTCTTCGCAAGACCATCCTCGATGAAGCAGTAACGCTTTACAACAAGCAGCACCCAAGCAATCAGGTGCAGCTATCAGCACAGGATCGTGAAGCATTCTCCAAAATAAACATGTTTGGAGTACCCTTCCAAGTCCTTCACCAATTCCTCGCAATGTCTCAGACCGAGCAGGACAAGTTCATCTCCGATATGACCCAGAAAGGGGTAGGTATCCCGGTGAATGACAACAAGGACATGGAGCACCTCAATGAGTTCCAAATCTGGATGCGCGCCATCTACAACTCTGGCAACGACAACCTTCAGAAAGCCATGAAGAAAGGCGAAGGTATCGCTGTGAAGGCTGACAAAGACACCCCCTACGATGTAGTTCAGGATGTCCTTGACAACCTCCAGACTCTTAAGATGAACCGCTTCAGCATCATGACAGCACTTAAAACAGAGCAAGATTAA
- a CDS encoding MotA/TolQ/ExbB proton channel family protein, whose translation MEAQKPTVAKPAAKKEGSNVAGIKNAFLVILACFVVAVLLFVFWFGHESHFEEGHPIDLWGTIYKGGFIVPILQTLFLTVIVLSVERWIALSSAKGKGSIEKFVAGVKKCLVSNDIQGAKALCAKQQGSVAAIVAAALNSYEDMDKNTVLSKEQKIANLQKTVEEATALEMPALQQNLPIVATLTTLGTLVGLLGTVIGMIKSFQALAASGAPDSTELSTGISEALINTAFGIATGAFAVISYNFYTNKIDNLTYAIDEIGFSIVQTFAASH comes from the coding sequence ATGGAAGCTCAAAAGCCCACCGTAGCCAAGCCGGCTGCAAAAAAAGAAGGCAGCAATGTTGCCGGTATCAAGAATGCGTTCCTTGTGATCCTCGCTTGTTTCGTAGTAGCTGTGTTGCTCTTCGTTTTCTGGTTCGGTCACGAATCTCACTTCGAGGAAGGTCACCCCATCGACCTTTGGGGAACTATCTACAAGGGTGGTTTCATCGTGCCTATTCTTCAGACCCTCTTCCTCACAGTTATCGTTCTTTCTGTAGAGCGTTGGATCGCCCTCTCTTCTGCTAAGGGTAAAGGCTCTATCGAGAAGTTCGTCGCTGGCGTTAAGAAGTGCCTCGTGTCTAACGACATCCAGGGTGCAAAGGCTCTCTGCGCTAAGCAGCAGGGTTCTGTTGCAGCTATCGTCGCTGCCGCTCTCAACTCTTACGAGGACATGGACAAGAACACCGTCCTCTCAAAGGAGCAGAAGATCGCTAATCTTCAGAAGACTGTTGAGGAAGCTACCGCACTTGAGATGCCCGCCCTCCAGCAGAACCTTCCCATCGTCGCTACACTCACCACTCTCGGTACTCTCGTAGGTCTTCTCGGTACTGTGATCGGTATGATCAAGTCATTCCAGGCTCTTGCTGCATCTGGTGCTCCTGACTCTACCGAACTTTCTACCGGTATCTCTGAGGCACTTATCAATACCGCATTCGGTATCGCAACTGGTGCTTTCGCTGTTATCTCCTACAACTTCTACACCAACAAGATTGACAACCTGACCTACGCTATCGACGAGATCGGTTTCTCAATCGTGCAGACATTTGCCGCTTCTCACTAA
- a CDS encoding rod shape-determining protein produces MGLFSFTKEIAIDLGTANTIIIHNDKIVIDEPSIVALEKRTGKLMAVGREAKLMQGKENDGIETIRPLRKGVIANFNAAEMMIRGLIKKASSKNNWFSPSMKMVVGIPSGSTEVEIRAVRDSSEHAGGRDVYMIYEPMAAALGIGIDVLAPQGNMIVDIGGGTTEIAVISLGGIVSNKSIQVAGDDLTDDIMEHMSRVHNVKVGERTAEMIKIHVGSALTELENPPEDFIVHGPNKMTALPMEVPVSYQEISHCIEKSISRIEAAVLQALDETPPELYSDIVMNGIFLAGGGAMLRGLDKRLTDKIGIQFHIAEDPLLAVAKGTGVALKNIETFSFLIR; encoded by the coding sequence ATGGGACTTTTTTCATTCACCAAAGAGATAGCTATTGACCTTGGTACTGCCAATACTATCATCATACACAACGATAAGATCGTCATCGACGAGCCCTCGATTGTAGCACTGGAGAAGCGCACCGGCAAGCTTATGGCTGTAGGGCGCGAGGCCAAGCTCATGCAAGGCAAGGAGAACGACGGCATAGAGACCATACGCCCTCTGCGTAAAGGCGTCATAGCCAACTTCAATGCTGCCGAGATGATGATCCGCGGGCTCATCAAGAAAGCCAGCTCCAAGAACAACTGGTTCTCTCCTTCAATGAAGATGGTTGTAGGCATCCCCTCAGGCTCCACCGAGGTTGAGATCCGTGCCGTCCGCGACTCCTCCGAGCACGCCGGCGGACGTGATGTCTACATGATTTACGAACCCATGGCAGCCGCGCTCGGTATCGGCATCGACGTTCTCGCCCCTCAGGGCAACATGATTGTCGATATAGGTGGCGGTACCACCGAGATTGCCGTGATTTCACTCGGAGGCATCGTCTCCAACAAGAGCATCCAGGTGGCAGGCGACGACCTCACCGACGACATCATGGAGCACATGAGCCGCGTCCACAACGTAAAGGTGGGCGAGCGCACAGCCGAGATGATCAAGATCCACGTGGGTTCCGCCCTCACCGAGCTTGAGAATCCGCCGGAGGACTTCATCGTCCACGGTCCTAACAAGATGACAGCCCTCCCCATGGAAGTGCCTGTCAGCTACCAGGAGATTTCCCATTGCATAGAGAAGTCGATATCCCGCATCGAGGCAGCCGTCCTCCAGGCTCTTGACGAGACCCCGCCTGAACTCTACTCCGACATTGTAATGAACGGTATATTCCTTGCCGGCGGCGGCGCGATGCTCCGCGGTCTTGACAAGCGTCTCACCGACAAGATCGGCATCCAGTTCCATATCGCCGAGGACCCCCTGCTCGCAGTGGCTAAGGGCACAGGTGTGGCACTCAAGAACATCGAGACATTCTCGTTCCTTATCAGGTGA
- a CDS encoding energy transducer TonB — translation MAKDVDLSSSEWIDLIFEGKNKNFGAYTLRKASAKRHNRAMLVILVVLFIVALLGLLANTVLQKNDARPEDQVEQALIDYSTEDVEDDEPEEPEQQRVEEQLPEALPEEILNTVKATELAIVRDEEVVEEIKSQDELKDTDTAVGTTDFDKGTDDLNVVREHKNEVIVEEKKPEPVDDNKVFDVVEQKPQFPGGEAALLKYVAEHIRYPAMAQENNIQGRVVVQFVVTKTGAVGEVKVVRGKDPDLDKEAVRVVKSLPKFVPGKMNGHAVNVWYTLPIQFKLQGI, via the coding sequence ATGGCAAAAGATGTAGATCTTTCATCATCAGAATGGATTGACCTTATATTTGAAGGCAAGAACAAGAACTTCGGAGCATACACCCTCCGAAAGGCTTCCGCTAAGCGTCACAACCGCGCAATGCTTGTGATCCTTGTGGTTCTCTTCATCGTTGCTCTTCTCGGACTCCTCGCCAACACCGTGCTTCAGAAGAATGACGCACGCCCCGAGGACCAGGTCGAGCAGGCCCTCATCGACTACTCTACCGAGGACGTTGAGGACGACGAGCCGGAAGAACCCGAACAGCAGCGCGTGGAAGAGCAGCTTCCCGAAGCTCTCCCCGAAGAGATCCTTAACACTGTGAAAGCCACTGAGCTCGCTATCGTCCGCGACGAAGAAGTTGTCGAGGAGATCAAGAGCCAGGACGAACTCAAGGACACCGATACAGCCGTGGGTACCACTGACTTTGACAAGGGTACTGACGACCTTAACGTGGTTCGTGAGCACAAGAATGAGGTAATCGTAGAGGAGAAGAAGCCCGAACCTGTCGACGATAACAAGGTATTCGACGTCGTTGAGCAGAAACCCCAGTTCCCCGGTGGCGAGGCCGCGCTCCTCAAGTACGTGGCTGAGCACATCCGCTACCCGGCCATGGCTCAGGAAAACAATATCCAGGGCCGCGTGGTCGTACAGTTCGTCGTTACAAAGACCGGTGCTGTTGGTGAAGTAAAAGTTGTCCGCGGCAAGGACCCCGACCTCGACAAAGAGGCAGTCCGCGTGGTTAAGTCACTTCCCAAGTTCGTCCCCGGTAAGATGAACGGTCACGCAGTGAACGTGTGGTACACACTCCCGATCCAGTTCAAGCTCCAGGGCATCTGA
- a CDS encoding sensor histidine kinase, whose product MKKSTIWFLTIIMALTLSGLLYVQIMYMNNMKKMRDDQFAEGVKRSLYAVSTSLEQNEAKYFLEEDMSSLQSDLYPRVNPDGSVGINNTFTTPEGINYDLSLKMKVDRRTVSPSMRELMRGKYLYQKGLLDEVILSILNQSSNRPITERADSAEVARYLRSELDNNGLSLPFEFAVVNRIGAFVYKSAGFSPSVKDQSSMFVQTLFPNDPKNKMYYLKVYFPTRSDYIFDSIRFMIPSFIFSFILLVTFVCTIILAFRQKKLTEMKNDFINNMTHEFKTPISTISLAAQMLNDNAVLKSPAMLGHISTVINDETKRLRFQVEKVLQMSMFDRQKATLRLQNVDANQIIAGITSTFKLKVEKYGGHIETFLGAKESTVNVDEMHFTNVIFNLLDNAVKYRREDVPLELKVSTRNVKAHGEERFQVSIHDNGIGMRREDLKKIFEKFYRVSTGNRHDVKGFGLGLAYVKKMVSELGGEISVESEINVGTKFIITLPITLN is encoded by the coding sequence ATGAAAAAATCTACAATCTGGTTCCTTACCATAATTATGGCACTCACGTTGTCAGGGTTGCTTTATGTACAGATAATGTACATGAACAACATGAAGAAGATGCGTGACGACCAATTCGCCGAAGGGGTGAAGAGGTCGCTCTATGCCGTAAGCACAAGTCTGGAACAGAATGAGGCAAAATATTTCCTGGAGGAAGATATGTCGTCGTTGCAGTCGGACCTGTATCCCCGCGTGAACCCGGACGGGTCGGTGGGCATCAACAACACGTTCACAACGCCAGAGGGCATCAACTATGACCTGTCGCTGAAGATGAAGGTGGACAGGCGCACGGTGTCGCCGTCGATGCGCGAGCTCATGAGGGGGAAGTATCTCTATCAGAAAGGGCTGCTTGACGAGGTGATACTCTCGATACTCAACCAGTCGAGCAACCGTCCGATCACAGAGCGAGCCGACTCGGCGGAGGTGGCAAGGTATCTGCGTTCGGAGCTTGACAACAACGGGCTGTCGCTGCCGTTTGAGTTTGCGGTGGTGAACCGCATCGGGGCATTCGTGTACAAGTCGGCCGGCTTCAGCCCTTCGGTGAAGGACCAGTCGAGCATGTTTGTACAGACCCTCTTCCCTAATGACCCCAAGAACAAGATGTATTACCTCAAGGTGTATTTCCCTACCAGAAGTGACTATATCTTCGACTCCATAAGGTTCATGATACCGTCGTTCATATTCTCGTTCATCCTGCTTGTGACGTTTGTGTGCACCATAATACTTGCGTTCAGGCAGAAGAAGCTCACAGAGATGAAGAACGATTTTATCAACAATATGACCCACGAGTTCAAGACCCCTATCTCGACCATATCACTTGCCGCACAGATGCTCAACGACAATGCGGTGCTTAAATCGCCCGCCATGCTCGGGCATATATCGACGGTGATAAATGATGAGACCAAGCGACTGAGGTTTCAGGTGGAGAAGGTGTTGCAGATGTCGATGTTTGACCGCCAGAAAGCCACTCTGCGCCTACAGAATGTGGACGCCAACCAGATCATAGCCGGCATAACGTCGACTTTCAAGCTCAAGGTGGAGAAATACGGCGGACATATAGAGACATTCCTTGGAGCCAAGGAGTCGACCGTGAATGTCGATGAGATGCATTTCACCAATGTGATATTCAATCTGCTTGACAATGCGGTGAAGTATCGCCGGGAGGATGTGCCGCTGGAACTGAAAGTGTCGACAAGGAACGTGAAGGCTCACGGAGAGGAGCGTTTCCAGGTAAGCATTCACGACAACGGCATAGGGATGCGGCGAGAGGATCTAAAGAAGATATTCGAAAAATTCTACCGTGTCTCCACCGGCAACCGCCACGATGTGAAGGGTTTCGGGCTCGGGCTCGCTTATGTGAAGAAGATGGTGAGCGAACTCGGGGGCGAAATAAGCGTGGAGAGCGAAATCAATGTAGGAACAAAATTTATAATAACTCTACCAATAACTCTAAATTAA
- a CDS encoding SulP family inorganic anion transporter, which yields MNLTGPLDFRPKLFSALSQYSFDKFKADLIAGIVVGIVALPLAIAFGIASGVNPTVGLITAIIGGFIVSAAGGCSVQIGGPTGAFIVIVYNIIANFGLEGLAVATFMAGLILVALGMFRLGTVIKFIPYPIVVGFTAGIALTIFSTQINDFFGLGLRNVPSEFIPKWGMYISSFGSVDPATLIVGVVSLLIIVITPKLSRRLPGALLAIIIVTAVVFLIPGIHVETIGDRFGELATDIPQPHGFELNMATINRLLPSAFTIAILGAIESLLSATVADGVTGSRTDSNTELIGQGMANIVVPFFGGIPVTGAIARTMTNITNGGRTPVAGIVHAVVLFLIFLFLMPLINLVPMSCLAAVLIVVAYNMSGWRTIRALFHSPKSDISVLAVTFLLTVIFDLTIAIEMGLLLAIILFLRRVMDNIEIKVYSQKLDIAEGSESTVHEVLNVNPGVEIYEIDGPFFFGVATKFDEMMRSTLGRKPSVRIIRMRKVPFIDSTGIHNLEILIKSSQEAGIHVVLSGVKDNVREALVNAGIDRLLGEDHICDHITKAVVMANRLAPAEDAQASLA from the coding sequence ATGAATTTAACAGGACCGTTGGACTTTAGGCCTAAATTGTTTTCAGCCTTGAGTCAATATTCTTTTGACAAATTTAAGGCCGACCTTATAGCTGGAATCGTTGTCGGCATTGTCGCTCTCCCTTTGGCGATCGCCTTCGGCATAGCAAGTGGTGTCAACCCCACTGTCGGTCTGATCACAGCCATAATTGGTGGCTTCATAGTGTCGGCGGCCGGTGGCTGCTCCGTGCAGATAGGCGGGCCCACAGGCGCGTTTATTGTGATTGTCTACAACATCATTGCCAACTTCGGTCTCGAAGGCCTCGCCGTGGCTACGTTCATGGCTGGTCTGATCCTTGTTGCCCTCGGCATGTTCCGTCTCGGCACAGTCATCAAGTTCATCCCTTATCCGATAGTAGTCGGCTTCACAGCCGGTATAGCTCTCACCATATTCTCCACTCAGATCAACGACTTCTTCGGGCTTGGTCTCAGGAATGTCCCGAGTGAGTTCATCCCTAAGTGGGGGATGTATATCTCCAGTTTCGGATCGGTCGATCCTGCCACGCTCATCGTGGGAGTGGTGTCATTGCTGATAATAGTCATCACCCCTAAGCTGTCGCGCCGCCTGCCCGGAGCCCTGCTCGCTATCATCATCGTCACCGCTGTGGTGTTCCTCATCCCTGGCATCCATGTCGAGACTATCGGCGACCGCTTCGGTGAGCTTGCCACAGATATCCCGCAGCCTCACGGTTTCGAGCTCAACATGGCGACCATCAACCGTCTCCTCCCCTCGGCGTTCACGATAGCCATCCTAGGAGCTATAGAGAGCCTCCTGTCGGCTACTGTCGCCGACGGTGTCACCGGATCACGCACCGATTCCAACACCGAGCTTATCGGGCAGGGCATGGCAAATATCGTCGTCCCGTTCTTCGGCGGCATCCCTGTCACCGGAGCCATCGCACGCACCATGACCAATATCACAAACGGCGGACGCACACCTGTCGCCGGCATCGTGCACGCGGTCGTCCTCTTCCTCATATTCCTCTTCCTCATGCCGCTCATCAACCTTGTGCCCATGTCCTGCCTCGCAGCGGTGCTCATAGTTGTAGCCTACAACATGAGCGGATGGCGCACCATACGCGCGTTGTTCCACAGCCCCAAGAGCGACATATCCGTTCTTGCCGTCACCTTCCTTCTCACAGTGATATTCGACCTCACCATCGCTATAGAGATGGGGCTGCTCCTTGCCATAATCCTGTTCCTCCGTCGTGTGATGGATAACATTGAGATCAAGGTGTACTCCCAGAAGCTCGATATAGCCGAAGGGTCGGAGTCCACAGTCCATGAGGTGCTCAACGTCAACCCCGGAGTAGAGATCTATGAGATTGACGGTCCTTTCTTCTTCGGTGTCGCCACAAAGTTCGACGAGATGATGCGCTCCACCCTCGGACGCAAGCCCTCCGTGCGCATAATCCGTATGCGCAAAGTCCCGTTCATCGACTCAACAGGCATCCACAACCTTGAGATTCTTATAAAGTCCTCCCAGGAGGCTGGCATCCATGTGGTATTGTCGGGGGTCAAGGACAATGTGCGTGAGGCTCTTGTCAATGCCGGTATCGACAGGCTCCTCGGTGAGGACCACATATGCGACCACATCACCAAAGCGGTCGTGATGGCAAATCGTCTCGCCCCCGCTGAGGATGCTCAGGCATCACTGGCATAA
- a CDS encoding response regulator transcription factor, translating to MEDRLRILLCEDDENLGMLLREYLQAKGLNADLFPDGESGYKAFLKGKYDLCVLDVMMPKKDGFALAQEIRTVNSEVPIIFLTAKSLKEDILEGFKIGADDYITKPFSMEELVFRIEAILRRVKGKKGKEITMYKIGKFTFDTQKQVLLIDDKVTKLTTKESELLSLLCAHVNEILERNFALKTIWIDDNYFNARSMDVYITKLRKHLKDDPSIEIINIHGKGYKLIAPEVEAGN from the coding sequence ATGGAAGATCGTTTGCGCATACTACTATGTGAGGATGACGAGAACCTCGGAATGCTTCTCAGGGAATACCTGCAGGCCAAGGGGCTCAACGCCGATCTCTTTCCCGATGGCGAAAGTGGATACAAGGCTTTCCTAAAGGGCAAGTACGACCTGTGTGTGCTTGACGTGATGATGCCCAAGAAGGACGGATTCGCGCTCGCACAGGAGATACGCACTGTCAATTCCGAAGTCCCCATCATCTTCCTCACCGCCAAGTCACTCAAAGAGGATATCCTTGAGGGCTTCAAGATCGGTGCGGATGACTATATCACCAAGCCATTCTCTATGGAGGAACTCGTGTTCCGCATCGAGGCAATCCTGCGCCGCGTCAAGGGCAAGAAGGGCAAGGAGATCACTATGTACAAGATAGGCAAGTTCACGTTTGACACTCAGAAGCAGGTGCTTCTGATCGATGACAAGGTGACCAAGCTTACCACCAAGGAGTCGGAGCTCCTGAGCCTGCTCTGTGCACATGTCAATGAAATCCTTGAGAGGAACTTCGCTCTCAAGACCATATGGATTGACGACAATTATTTCAACGCGCGCTCAATGGATGTCTACATCACCAAGCTGCGCAAGCATCTTAAGGATGATCCGTCAATCGAAATCATCAATATCCACGGCAAGGGCTATAAGCTCATCGCACCGGAGGTCGAGGCAGGCAACTGA
- a CDS encoding DMT family transporter, which yields MWVLLATLSALCLGFYDVMKKLSVSGNNVLGVLFLNTCFGALFMLPVIIIGISHGNYGLGNTLAGHGYILIKSGIVLGSWLLGYASIKHLPLTIAGPVNASRPVLVLVGALVIFGERLNAWQWTGVIIGFWSLFFISRVGGREGFSLKHSRWVWMAIGATALGAVSALYDKYLLTRFEPLEVQAWYSLYQLVIMGVTLFVIMRVSGVSTPLRWRWTIPLISVFLTVADIAYFYSLSLDGSMIAVVSMIRRGSVIVSFFYGVVALHEKNIRLKLVDLSMLLVGLAFLVVGSLE from the coding sequence ATGTGGGTTCTTCTTGCCACGCTCTCGGCACTTTGCCTTGGGTTCTATGATGTGATGAAGAAGCTCTCCGTCAGCGGCAACAACGTGCTCGGAGTACTCTTCCTCAACACATGCTTCGGCGCGCTTTTCATGCTCCCTGTGATCATCATCGGGATTTCCCACGGCAATTATGGCTTGGGCAACACTCTTGCCGGCCACGGCTACATACTCATAAAGTCGGGCATAGTCCTTGGCTCCTGGCTGTTGGGCTATGCCAGCATCAAGCACCTGCCTCTCACCATTGCCGGTCCCGTCAATGCTTCACGTCCTGTTCTTGTGCTGGTCGGCGCGCTTGTCATCTTCGGCGAACGCCTCAACGCATGGCAGTGGACCGGCGTCATCATCGGCTTCTGGTCCCTGTTCTTCATCAGCAGGGTAGGGGGCAGGGAGGGTTTCTCCCTGAAGCACAGCCGATGGGTATGGATGGCGATAGGTGCCACCGCACTCGGCGCAGTGAGTGCCCTCTACGACAAATACCTTCTCACTCGCTTCGAGCCTCTTGAGGTCCAGGCATGGTATTCGCTCTATCAGCTTGTCATCATGGGGGTGACACTCTTCGTGATAATGAGAGTCAGCGGAGTCTCCACACCGTTGCGATGGCGGTGGACCATCCCGCTCATATCCGTGTTCCTCACAGTCGCCGATATAGCCTACTTCTACTCCCTGTCGCTGGACGGCTCCATGATAGCCGTTGTCTCTATGATACGCCGTGGGAGTGTCATCGTGTCATTCTTCTACGGAGTGGTGGCACTCCACGAAAAGAACATCCGCCTCAAGCTTGTCGACCTCTCCATGCTGCTTGTCGGCCTGGCCTTCCTTGTGGTAGGCAGCCTTGAATGA
- a CDS encoding ExbD/TolR family protein, which produces MAQIEQSDKGKKKKGAQKKMSIHVDFTPMVDMNMLLITFFMLCTTMIKSQTLTISLPSNEKVEQQEMNKAKESEAITLILATDRNADGSVKKDDTGRPMNTVYYYEGMPEIADADGDGLIDNNKLKAEKFIGNDGSVQKGIRKILHDRNRLVLDKIEVEKARWRKKEFAPNNSAANDSIYQARAREIRNDSTLTRPVVIIKAAPEASWESLISTLDEMQINQISRYQIDNINQTDSTLILDYLKKNPK; this is translated from the coding sequence ATGGCACAAATCGAACAATCAGACAAGGGCAAAAAGAAAAAAGGTGCCCAGAAGAAAATGTCGATCCATGTGGACTTCACACCCATGGTGGATATGAATATGCTTCTGATCACATTCTTCATGCTTTGTACCACAATGATCAAGTCTCAGACTCTCACCATCTCACTCCCCTCGAATGAGAAAGTTGAGCAGCAGGAGATGAACAAAGCTAAGGAATCAGAGGCTATCACACTAATCCTTGCGACAGATCGTAATGCCGACGGATCAGTCAAGAAAGATGACACCGGACGCCCCATGAACACCGTTTATTACTATGAAGGTATGCCCGAAATAGCCGATGCCGACGGCGACGGTCTTATTGACAACAATAAGCTTAAGGCTGAAAAATTCATTGGTAACGACGGCAGCGTACAGAAAGGTATCCGTAAGATCCTTCACGACCGTAACCGTCTCGTTCTTGACAAGATTGAAGTCGAGAAAGCTCGCTGGCGCAAAAAAGAGTTCGCACCCAACAATTCTGCTGCCAACGACTCCATCTACCAGGCTCGCGCTCGCGAGATCCGTAACGACTCCACTCTCACCCGTCCTGTAGTAATTATCAAGGCGGCTCCTGAAGCTTCTTGGGAAAGCTTGATTTCGACTCTTGATGAGATGCAGATCAACCAGATTTCACGTTATCAGATCGACAACATCAATCAGACCGACTCTACTCTCATTCTTGACTATCTCAAGAAGAACCCGAAGTAA
- the purH gene encoding bifunctional phosphoribosylaminoimidazolecarboxamide formyltransferase/IMP cyclohydrolase — protein MSDNKRIKTALVSVFYKDGLEEILSLLNSNGVKFISTGGTRSFIEGLGYECAAVEDLTGYPSILGGRVKTLHPKVFGGILNRRDNEGDRAQIAQYDIPEIDLVIVDLYPFSATVASGASEADIIEKIDIGGISLIRGAAKNYNDVVIVASKAQYAPLAEMLRRNGAESSLEERRWFAGQAFAVSSGYDTDICNYFASTSVESPIAECKELRIAFDDAKTMRYGENPHQKGTFYGDFDGMFEQLHGKDISYNNLLDIDAAVTLVSEFSEPTFAVLKHNNACGLATRPTIAEAWKEALAGDPVSAFGGVLITNGTVDAEAAEEINKIFFEVIIAPAYTPEALEVLKQKKNRIILVQKSPLGTTRQFRSCLNGALVQDRDLKVETTEDLQQVTEKAVTPGQASDLLFANKIVKNSKSNAIVLAKGGMLLASGVGQTSRVDALRQAIEKARSFGHDLNGAVMASDAFFPFPDCVEIAGQAGITAVIHPGGSIRDNESVAYCNEHDMAMVITGFRHFKH, from the coding sequence ATGTCAGATAATAAACGCATCAAGACCGCGCTCGTATCAGTGTTCTATAAGGACGGGCTCGAAGAAATTTTGTCGCTTCTCAACAGCAATGGAGTGAAATTCATTTCTACCGGAGGTACACGCTCCTTCATCGAAGGATTGGGCTACGAATGTGCCGCTGTCGAGGACCTTACCGGCTATCCGTCTATTCTTGGCGGACGCGTCAAGACTCTTCACCCCAAGGTGTTCGGTGGTATCCTTAACCGCCGCGACAATGAGGGCGACCGCGCTCAGATAGCGCAGTATGATATCCCCGAGATCGATCTCGTGATCGTCGACCTCTATCCCTTCAGCGCGACCGTGGCATCGGGAGCATCCGAGGCTGATATCATCGAGAAGATAGATATAGGCGGCATATCCCTTATCCGCGGTGCGGCAAAGAACTACAACGATGTTGTCATCGTGGCATCCAAGGCACAGTATGCCCCCCTCGCTGAAATGCTCAGGCGCAATGGCGCGGAATCATCCCTTGAGGAGCGTCGCTGGTTTGCCGGACAGGCTTTCGCCGTTTCGTCAGGCTACGACACTGACATCTGCAACTACTTCGCTTCCACTTCCGTCGAGTCTCCGATAGCCGAGTGCAAGGAGCTTCGCATAGCGTTCGATGATGCCAAGACCATGCGCTATGGCGAGAACCCTCACCAGAAAGGTACTTTCTATGGCGATTTCGACGGCATGTTTGAGCAGCTTCATGGCAAAGATATATCATACAACAATCTCCTTGACATTGATGCGGCTGTCACACTTGTCTCTGAGTTCTCCGAGCCTACCTTTGCAGTGCTCAAGCACAACAATGCCTGCGGTCTCGCCACTCGTCCCACCATTGCCGAGGCATGGAAGGAAGCCCTGGCAGGTGACCCCGTGAGCGCATTCGGAGGAGTCCTCATCACCAACGGCACCGTGGATGCCGAAGCTGCTGAGGAGATCAACAAGATATTCTTTGAAGTGATAATAGCTCCTGCCTACACACCCGAGGCCCTTGAGGTGCTGAAGCAGAAGAAAAACCGTATAATCCTCGTCCAGAAATCACCCCTCGGCACCACACGCCAGTTCCGCTCATGTCTCAACGGCGCGTTGGTTCAGGACCGCGACCTTAAGGTGGAGACCACTGAGGATCTTCAGCAGGTCACCGAGAAGGCAGTGACACCCGGGCAGGCCTCCGACCTCCTCTTTGCCAATAAGATTGTCAAGAACTCCAAGAGCAACGCCATCGTTCTTGCCAAGGGCGGTATGCTCCTTGCCAGCGGTGTCGGTCAGACTTCACGTGTCGACGCTCTCAGGCAGGCTATCGAGAAGGCTCGTTCATTCGGCCACGACCTCAACGGTGCGGTAATGGCGTCCGATGCATTCTTCCCCTTCCCTGATTGTGTGGAGATAGCCGGTCAGGCAGGCATCACGGCAGTGATTCATCCCGGAGGCTCCATCCGTGACAACGAGAGCGTAGCCTACTGCAACGAGCACGATATGGCGATGGTCATCACCGGGTTCCGTCACTTCAAGCACTGA